A window of Macrotis lagotis isolate mMagLag1 chromosome X, bilby.v1.9.chrom.fasta, whole genome shotgun sequence contains these coding sequences:
- the IER2 gene encoding immediate early response gene 2 protein encodes MEAQKEAQRIMTMSVWKMYHSRMQRGGLRLHRSLQLSLVMRSARELYLSAKVEPDEAELPLPAAAPAPAPAPGPARPEEPSPAPEPMDTHEAPPAPAGAPLPRRPAKPSRKRRSSALGRAGEAGLVPSKKARLEAEAAPAEGKAEVEAEDPARRPAAPEDGPFPSLARVLQKRFSGILSHGGGPPKPAGPPPACELQPGCRQADSMINILVRTVVAF; translated from the coding sequence ATGGAAGCCCAGAAGGAAGCGCAGCGCATCATGACCATGTCGGTGTGGAAGATGTACCACTCCCGCATGCAGCGCGGCGGCCTGCGGCTGCACCGCAGCCTCCAGCTCTCGCTGGTCATGCGCAGCGCCCGGGAGCTCTACCTCTCCGCCAAGGTCGAGCCGGACGAGGCGGAGCTGCCCTTGCCggccgcggccccggccccggctcccgcgcccggcccggcccggcccgaggAGCCGAGCCCGGCCCCGGAGCCCATGGACACGCACGAGGCCCCGCCGGCGCCCGCCGGCGCCCCTCTGCCCCGGCGCCCCGCGAAGCCCAGCCGGAAGCGGCGCAGCAGCGCCCTGGGCCGGGCTGGGGAGGCCGGCCTGGTCCCCAGCAAGAAAGCCCGGCTGGAGGCAGAAGCGGCGCCGGCGGAGGGGAAGGCGGAGGTCGAGGCTGAGGACCCGGCGCGGCGGCCCGCGGCCCCGGAGGACGGCCCCTTCCCCAGCCTGGCCCGCGTCCTGCAGAAGCGCTTCTCCGGCATCCTGAGCCACGGCGGGGGGCCGCCCAAGCCCGCCGGCCCGCCTCCCGCGTGCGAGCTGCAGCCGGGCTGCCGCCAGGCCGACAGCATGATCAACATCCTGGTGCGGACGGTCGTGGCGTTCTAG